From Streptomyces griseorubiginosus, one genomic window encodes:
- a CDS encoding phosphoadenylyl-sulfate reductase produces the protein MTAIQEERTTDDLKALAEQAGRDLEDASALEILQWAVDTFGKRFCVTSSMEDAVVAHLASRAMKGVDVVFLDTGYHFEETIGTRDAVEAVMDVNVITLTPRQTVAEQDAEYGPKLHDRDPDLCCKLRKVEPLERGLKDYVAWATGLRRDESPTRANTPVVGWDEKRQKVKVSPIARWTQDDVDAYVQEHGVLTNPLLMDGYASVGCAPCTRRVLEGEDARAGRWAGRAKTECGLHG, from the coding sequence ATGACCGCGATCCAGGAAGAGCGCACGACCGACGACCTCAAGGCCCTCGCCGAGCAGGCGGGCCGCGACCTGGAGGACGCCTCCGCGCTGGAGATCCTCCAGTGGGCCGTCGACACCTTCGGCAAGCGCTTCTGCGTGACCTCGTCGATGGAGGACGCGGTGGTCGCCCATCTCGCGTCCCGCGCGATGAAGGGCGTGGACGTCGTCTTCCTCGACACCGGCTACCACTTCGAGGAGACCATCGGCACCCGGGACGCGGTCGAGGCCGTGATGGACGTCAACGTCATCACGCTGACCCCGCGTCAGACGGTCGCCGAGCAGGACGCCGAGTACGGCCCGAAGCTGCACGACCGCGACCCCGACCTGTGCTGCAAGCTCCGCAAGGTCGAGCCGCTGGAGCGGGGCCTGAAGGACTACGTGGCCTGGGCGACCGGACTGCGCCGCGACGAGTCCCCGACCCGGGCGAACACCCCGGTCGTCGGCTGGGACGAGAAGCGGCAGAAGGTCAAGGTATCCCCCATCGCCCGCTGGACCCAGGACGACGTGGACGCCTACGTCCAGGAGCACGGAGTGCTCACCAACCCCCTGCTGATGGACGGCTACGCGTCCGTCGGCTGCGCCCCCTGCACCCGCCGTGTCCTGGAGGGCGAGGACGCGCGCGCCGGCCGCTGGGCCGGGCGCGCCAAGACCGAGTGCGGGCTGCACGGATGA
- the cysC gene encoding adenylyl-sulfate kinase, whose translation MTTGATVWLTGLPSAGKTTIAYELADRLREEGHLVEVLDGDEIREFISAGLGFSREDRHTNVQRIGFLAELLARNGVKALVPVIAPYADSREAVRKRHQESGTAYIEVHVATPVEVCSVRDVKGLYAKQAAGELSGLTGVDDPYEEPESPDLRIESQHQTVQESAAAVHTLLTERGLA comes from the coding sequence GTGACGACCGGAGCCACCGTCTGGCTCACGGGTCTGCCGAGTGCCGGCAAGACCACCATCGCGTACGAGCTGGCAGACCGGCTGCGCGAGGAGGGCCACCTCGTCGAGGTGCTCGACGGCGACGAGATCCGCGAGTTCATCTCCGCGGGCCTCGGCTTCAGCCGCGAGGACCGGCACACCAACGTGCAGCGCATCGGCTTCCTCGCCGAACTGCTCGCCCGCAACGGCGTCAAGGCGCTGGTCCCGGTCATCGCGCCCTACGCCGACAGCCGTGAGGCGGTGCGCAAGCGCCACCAGGAGAGCGGCACGGCGTACATCGAGGTGCACGTGGCGACTCCGGTCGAAGTGTGCTCCGTACGCGATGTGAAGGGCCTGTACGCCAAGCAGGCGGCGGGCGAGCTGTCCGGGCTGACCGGGGTCGACGACCCCTACGAGGAGCCCGAGTCGCCCGATCTGCGGATCGAGTCGCAGCACCAGACCGTCCAGGAGTCCGCGGCGGCGGTCCACACGCTGCTCACCGAGAGGGGACTGGCATGA
- the cysD gene encoding sulfate adenylyltransferase subunit CysD has protein sequence MTTTVATAEEGTEAPYALSHLDALESEAVHIFREVAGEFERPVILFSGGKDSIVMLHLALKAFAPASVPFSLLHVDTGHNFPEVLEYRDRVVAAHGLRLHVASVQDYIDRGVLKERPDGTRNPLQTLPLTEKIQAEKFDAVFGGGRRDEEKARAKERVFSLRDEFSQWDPRRQRPELWNLYNGRHAPGEHVRVFPLSNWTELDVWQYIAREGIELPEIYFAHEREVFARNGMWLTAGEWGGPKDGETVEKRLVRYRTVGDMSCTGAVDSDAVTLEQVITEIAASRLTERGATRADDKMSEAAMEDRKREGYF, from the coding sequence ATGACGACGACTGTCGCCACGGCGGAGGAGGGCACGGAGGCTCCGTACGCCCTCTCGCACCTGGACGCGCTGGAGTCCGAGGCGGTGCACATCTTCCGTGAGGTGGCGGGCGAGTTCGAGCGGCCGGTGATCCTGTTCTCCGGCGGCAAGGACTCCATCGTCATGCTGCACCTGGCGCTCAAGGCGTTCGCCCCGGCGTCGGTGCCGTTCTCGCTGCTGCATGTGGACACCGGACACAACTTCCCCGAGGTCCTCGAGTACCGCGACCGTGTGGTCGCCGCCCATGGGCTGCGGCTCCATGTGGCCTCCGTCCAGGACTACATCGACCGCGGTGTGCTCAAGGAGCGTCCGGACGGGACCCGCAACCCGCTCCAGACACTCCCCCTGACGGAGAAGATCCAGGCGGAGAAGTTCGACGCCGTGTTCGGCGGTGGCCGCCGGGACGAGGAGAAGGCCCGGGCCAAGGAGCGGGTGTTCTCGCTGCGGGACGAGTTCTCGCAGTGGGACCCGCGCCGCCAGCGGCCCGAGCTGTGGAACCTGTACAACGGCCGCCACGCGCCCGGCGAGCACGTCCGCGTCTTCCCGCTGTCCAACTGGACCGAGCTGGACGTGTGGCAGTACATCGCCCGGGAGGGCATCGAGCTGCCGGAGATCTACTTCGCGCACGAGCGTGAGGTGTTCGCGCGCAACGGCATGTGGCTGACCGCCGGTGAGTGGGGCGGCCCGAAGGACGGCGAGACCGTGGAGAAGCGGCTCGTGCGCTACCGGACCGTCGGGGACATGTCCTGCACGGGTGCCGTCGACTCCGACGCGGTGACGCTGGAGCAGGTCATCACCGAGATCGCCGCCTCCCGGCTCACCGAGCGGGGCGCCACCCGCGCCGACGACAAGATGTCCGAGGCCGCGATGGAAGACCGTAAGCGCGAGGGGTACTTCTAG
- a CDS encoding sulfate adenylyltransferase subunit 1, whose protein sequence is MSTTTSEVLSETTLLRFATAGSVDDGKSTLVGRLLHDSKSVLTDQLEAVERASLSRGQDAPDLALLTDGLRAEREQGITIDVAYRYFATPRRRFILADTPGHVQYTRNMVTGASTAELTVILIDARNGVVEQTRRHAALAALLRVPHVVLAVNKMDLVEYQESVFAAIAEEFTAYATELGVPEVTAIPISALAGDNVVEPSANMDWYGGPTVLEHLETVPVTHDLSHCHARLPVQYVIRPQTAEHPDYRGYAGQIAAGSFRVGEQITVLPSGRSTKIAGIDLLGEPVDVAWTTQSVTILLEDDIDISRGDLLVPSKDAPPTTQDIEATVCHVADAPLTVGHRVLLKHGTRTVKAIVKDIPSRLTLDDLSLHPHPGQLVANDIGRVKIRTAEPLPVDSYSDSRRTGSFILIDPNDGTTLTAGMVGESFASPEPVKDEAEDDGWDF, encoded by the coding sequence ATGAGCACGACCACTTCCGAGGTGCTCTCGGAGACGACCCTGCTGCGGTTCGCGACCGCGGGCTCCGTCGACGACGGCAAGTCCACGCTCGTGGGCCGGCTGCTGCACGACTCCAAGTCGGTCCTCACCGACCAGCTGGAGGCCGTGGAGCGCGCCTCCCTGAGCCGGGGGCAGGACGCGCCCGACCTCGCGCTGCTCACCGACGGGCTGCGCGCCGAGCGCGAGCAGGGCATCACCATCGACGTGGCCTACCGCTACTTCGCCACGCCCAGGCGCCGGTTCATCCTCGCCGACACCCCCGGCCACGTGCAGTACACCCGCAACATGGTGACGGGTGCCTCCACCGCCGAGCTGACGGTCATCCTCATCGACGCCCGCAACGGGGTCGTCGAGCAGACCCGCCGGCACGCGGCCCTCGCGGCGCTGCTGCGGGTGCCCCATGTGGTGCTCGCGGTCAACAAGATGGACCTGGTCGAGTACCAGGAGTCCGTCTTCGCCGCGATCGCCGAGGAGTTCACGGCGTACGCGACCGAGCTGGGCGTCCCGGAGGTCACCGCGATCCCGATCTCGGCGCTCGCCGGGGACAACGTGGTGGAGCCGTCCGCGAACATGGACTGGTACGGCGGCCCGACCGTCCTGGAGCACCTGGAGACGGTCCCGGTCACCCACGACCTGAGCCACTGCCACGCGCGTCTGCCCGTGCAGTACGTGATCCGGCCGCAGACCGCCGAGCACCCCGACTACCGGGGGTACGCCGGTCAGATCGCCGCCGGTTCGTTCCGGGTCGGTGAGCAGATCACGGTGCTGCCCTCGGGCCGTTCCACGAAGATCGCCGGTATCGACCTGCTCGGTGAGCCGGTGGACGTGGCCTGGACGACGCAGTCGGTGACGATCCTCCTGGAGGACGACATCGACATCTCGCGCGGCGACCTGCTGGTGCCCAGCAAGGACGCCCCGCCGACCACCCAGGACATCGAGGCGACCGTGTGCCACGTGGCCGACGCCCCGCTGACCGTCGGTCACCGGGTGCTGCTCAAGCACGGCACCCGCACGGTCAAGGCGATCGTGAAGGACATCCCGTCCCGGCTCACGCTCGACGACCTGTCCCTGCACCCGCACCCGGGACAGCTCGTCGCCAACGACATCGGCCGGGTGAAGATCCGTACCGCCGAACCCCTGCCCGTCGACTCCTACTCGGACTCGCGGCGCACCGGCTCGTTCATCCTCATCGACCCGAACGACGGCACCACGCTCACCGCGGGCATGGTCGGCGAGTCGTTCGCGTCCCCGGAGCCCGTCAAGGACGAGGCCGAGGACGACGGGTGGGACTTCTGA
- a CDS encoding aliphatic sulfonate ABC transporter substrate-binding protein has translation MPASSALRRSFAVIAALPLLTLAACGYGSESKDTDTAKVAAGAKKIDGLDSVKIGYFGNLTHGTALVGVNKGFFQKELGATKASYATFNAGPSEIEALNSKSIDIGWIGPSPAINGYVKSGGKSLKIIGGSASGGVKLVVNPDKIKSLKDVKGKKIATPQLGNTQDVAFLNWIADQGWKVDAQSGKGDVTVVRTDNKITPDAYKAGSIDGAWVPEPTASKLVAEGGKVLLDEASLWPDKKFVITNIIVRQDFLKEHPKAVEAVLKASVEANKWINANPDEAKAAANKQLEADSGKALKPEVLDPAWKSIQFTNDPLAATLNTEAEHAVKAGLLKKPDLNGIYDLTILNKVLKADGESTVDAAGLGTS, from the coding sequence GTGCCTGCTTCATCCGCTCTGCGCCGCTCCTTCGCGGTCATCGCCGCGCTCCCGCTGCTCACCCTCGCCGCGTGCGGCTACGGCTCCGAGTCGAAGGACACCGACACCGCCAAGGTCGCCGCCGGCGCCAAGAAGATCGACGGACTCGACTCCGTCAAGATCGGCTACTTCGGCAACCTCACCCACGGCACCGCGCTCGTGGGCGTGAACAAGGGCTTCTTCCAGAAGGAGCTGGGCGCCACCAAGGCGTCGTACGCGACCTTCAACGCCGGTCCGTCCGAGATCGAGGCCCTCAACTCCAAGTCGATCGACATCGGCTGGATCGGCCCCTCCCCGGCGATCAACGGCTACGTCAAGTCGGGCGGCAAGAGCCTGAAGATCATCGGCGGTTCCGCGTCCGGCGGTGTGAAGCTGGTCGTCAACCCCGACAAGATCAAGTCCCTCAAGGACGTCAAGGGCAAGAAGATCGCGACGCCGCAGCTCGGCAACACGCAGGACGTGGCGTTCCTCAACTGGATCGCCGACCAGGGCTGGAAGGTCGACGCGCAGAGCGGCAAGGGTGACGTCACCGTCGTCCGCACCGACAACAAGATCACGCCGGACGCCTACAAGGCCGGTTCCATCGACGGTGCCTGGGTGCCGGAGCCGACCGCGTCCAAGCTGGTCGCCGAGGGCGGCAAGGTGCTGCTCGACGAGGCGTCGCTGTGGCCGGACAAGAAGTTCGTCATCACGAACATCATCGTGCGCCAGGACTTCCTCAAGGAGCACCCGAAGGCGGTCGAGGCCGTCCTGAAGGCGTCGGTGGAAGCCAACAAGTGGATCAACGCCAACCCGGACGAGGCGAAGGCGGCCGCCAACAAGCAGCTGGAGGCCGACTCCGGCAAGGCGCTCAAGCCCGAGGTCCTGGACCCGGCCTGGAAGTCGATCCAGTTCACCAACGACCCGCTGGCCGCCACCCTCAACACCGAGGCCGAGCACGCGGTCAAGGCCGGTCTGCTGAAGAAGCCCGACCTGAACGGGATCTACGACCTCACGATCCTCAACAAGGTCCTCAAGGCCGACGGGGAGTCCACGGTGGACGCCGCCGGTCTCGGCACCAGCTGA
- a CDS encoding ABC transporter ATP-binding protein has protein sequence MSSQEVTTMATTTTLAKADESVEYAARLDHVSKSFAGPGGQQLVLDDISIDVAPGEFVTLLGASGCGKSTLLNLVAGLDGPTAGSITTDGRPALMFQEHALFPWLTAGKNIELALKLGGVPKPERRGKAEELLELVRLKGAYGKRVHELSGGMRQRVALARALAQESNLLLMDEPFAALDAITRDVLHDEITRIWEETGVSVLFVTHNVREAVRLAQRVILLSSRPGRIAREWTVDIPQPRRIEDAPVAELAREITEELRGEIRRHGQH, from the coding sequence ATGAGTTCCCAGGAGGTGACGACCATGGCCACGACCACGACGCTCGCCAAGGCCGACGAGTCCGTCGAGTACGCAGCACGCCTCGATCACGTCTCGAAGTCCTTCGCGGGACCGGGTGGACAGCAGCTCGTCCTGGACGACATCAGCATCGATGTCGCGCCGGGCGAGTTCGTCACCCTCCTGGGGGCCTCGGGCTGCGGCAAGTCCACCCTGCTGAACCTGGTGGCCGGGCTCGACGGCCCGACCGCCGGGTCCATCACGACGGACGGCCGCCCCGCCCTGATGTTCCAGGAGCACGCCCTCTTCCCGTGGCTCACCGCGGGCAAGAACATCGAACTCGCCCTGAAGCTAGGGGGAGTTCCCAAGCCCGAGCGGCGTGGCAAGGCCGAGGAGCTGCTCGAACTGGTCCGGCTGAAGGGCGCGTACGGCAAGCGCGTCCACGAACTGTCGGGCGGTATGCGCCAGCGCGTGGCCCTGGCGCGGGCGCTCGCGCAGGAGAGCAACCTGCTGCTGATGGACGAGCCGTTCGCGGCGCTCGACGCCATCACCCGGGACGTGCTGCACGACGAGATCACCCGGATCTGGGAGGAGACCGGGGTCTCCGTCCTGTTCGTCACGCACAACGTGCGTGAGGCGGTGCGGCTCGCACAGCGGGTGATCCTGCTGTCCTCCCGCCCGGGCCGGATCGCCCGCGAGTGGACGGTCGACATCCCGCAGCCGCGCCGCATCGAGGACGCGCCCGTGGCCGAACTGGCCCGTGAGATCACCGAAGAACTGCGTGGGGAGATCCGCCGTCATGGCCAGCACTGA
- a CDS encoding ABC transporter permease — protein sequence MASTDTAPAQDAGSVEAGLDALETRTTGRPTLRQTLVSKILPPVIALALVLVVWTLLYPIVDDPSKLPSPSAVGATFKDAWLAGDLLGYIWTSVSRGLLGFFFALLIGTPLGLIVARVKFIRAAIGPILSGLQSLPSVAWVPPAVIWLGLNNSMMYAVILLGAVPSIANGLVSGVDQVPPLFLRAGRTMGATGIKGIWHVTLPAALPGYVAGLKQGWAFSWRSLMAAEIIAQFPDLGVGLGQLLENGRTNSDMAMVFEAILLILFVGIAIDLLIFSPLERWVLRSRGLLVKS from the coding sequence ATGGCCAGCACTGACACGGCACCGGCCCAGGACGCCGGCAGCGTAGAGGCGGGCCTCGACGCACTGGAGACCCGGACCACCGGCCGCCCGACCCTCCGGCAGACCCTGGTCAGCAAGATCCTGCCGCCGGTCATCGCGCTCGCGTTGGTCCTCGTGGTCTGGACCCTGCTGTACCCGATCGTCGACGATCCCTCCAAGCTGCCCTCGCCCTCGGCGGTGGGTGCCACCTTCAAGGACGCCTGGCTGGCGGGCGATCTGCTCGGCTACATCTGGACCAGCGTCTCGCGCGGTCTGCTGGGCTTCTTCTTCGCCCTGCTCATCGGCACCCCGCTGGGCCTGATCGTGGCCCGGGTGAAGTTCATCCGCGCGGCCATCGGCCCGATCCTGTCCGGCCTCCAGTCGCTGCCGTCGGTGGCCTGGGTGCCGCCGGCCGTGATCTGGCTGGGCCTGAACAACTCCATGATGTACGCGGTGATCCTGCTCGGCGCGGTCCCCTCCATCGCCAACGGCCTGGTGTCCGGTGTCGACCAGGTGCCGCCGCTGTTCCTGCGGGCGGGCCGCACCATGGGGGCGACGGGCATCAAGGGCATCTGGCACGTCACCCTGCCGGCCGCACTGCCCGGCTATGTGGCGGGCCTCAAGCAGGGGTGGGCGTTCTCCTGGCGCTCGCTGATGGCCGCGGAGATCATCGCCCAGTTCCCCGACCTGGGCGTGGGCCTCGGCCAGTTGCTGGAGAACGGCCGCACCAACAGCGACATGGCCATGGTGTTCGAGGCGATCCTGCTCATCCTGTTCGTCGGCATCGCGATCGACCTGCTGATCTTCAGCCCGCTGGAGCGGTGGGTGCTGCGCAGCCGCGGTCTGCTGGTGAAGAGCTGA
- a CDS encoding sirohydrochlorin chelatase, translated as MKPVLLVIAHGSRDPRHAATVHALLRRVRALRPGVRVETGFLDFNIPSVQGVLESLAAEGVRDVVALPLLLTRAFHAKADIPAVLRDAPPQLRIRQAEVLGPSPLLLSALERRLYEAGLTPADKSSTGVVLASAGSTDPEAIAVIADIAREWRHTGWCAVRPAFASAALPRTEDAVRELRALGCARVAVAPYVLAPGFLPDRIARGAADADVLAEVLGAAPEVARVLLRRYDTASAGALSLPVSA; from the coding sequence ATGAAGCCGGTCCTCCTCGTCATCGCCCACGGCAGCCGCGATCCGCGGCACGCCGCGACGGTGCACGCTCTCCTACGGCGGGTGCGCGCGCTGCGCCCCGGGGTGCGGGTGGAGACCGGCTTCCTCGACTTCAACATCCCTTCCGTACAAGGGGTGTTGGAGTCGCTGGCGGCGGAGGGCGTACGGGACGTGGTGGCCCTTCCGCTGCTGCTGACCCGCGCGTTCCACGCGAAGGCGGACATCCCGGCGGTGCTGCGGGACGCGCCGCCGCAGCTGCGCATCCGGCAGGCGGAGGTGCTGGGTCCGTCCCCGCTGCTCCTGTCCGCGCTCGAACGCCGTCTGTACGAGGCGGGGTTGACGCCCGCCGACAAGTCCTCGACCGGGGTCGTGCTGGCCTCGGCGGGGTCCACCGACCCGGAGGCGATCGCAGTGATCGCTGACATCGCGCGGGAGTGGCGGCACACCGGTTGGTGCGCCGTGCGGCCTGCGTTCGCCTCCGCGGCCCTGCCCCGCACCGAGGACGCGGTGCGCGAACTGCGGGCTCTGGGCTGTGCGCGGGTGGCCGTGGCACCGTACGTCCTGGCCCCCGGTTTCCTCCCGGACCGCATCGCGCGGGGCGCGGCGGACGCGGACGTGCTCGCCGAGGTGCTGGGGGCGGCGCCGGAGGTGGCACGGGTGCTGCTCCGGCGGTACGACACGGCGTCGGCGGGGGCGCTGTCGCTGCCTGTGAGTGCGTGA
- a CDS encoding ketopantoate reductase family protein, producing the protein MRYIIIGAGAVGGAVGGRLAGAGHEVVLVARGAQYAALRDGGLRLRVPDGEFTYRLPVVDGPAGLGILRADDVLVLAVKTQDTEAALAAWGPAPVEGGGTAAARLPLLCVQNGVEGQRVALRRFRHVYGVCVWLPATFVTPGVVSAAGSPLTGILHLGVHPRGTDETVRLIAADLEKARFEAPVVPDLARWQYAKLLSNLANAVEAVTGPVEGEAALEFVERVRAEGAAVLDAAGIAYASAEEQRARRGDKVTLLPLADAPRGGGSSWQSLTRGTGTVEADYLNGEITLLGRLHGVPTPLNELLQRLANTFAREHREAGSMPLAELVRLADEAEAAVAA; encoded by the coding sequence ATGCGCTACATCATCATCGGGGCAGGGGCGGTCGGCGGGGCCGTGGGCGGGCGGCTCGCGGGGGCCGGGCACGAGGTCGTGCTGGTCGCCCGGGGTGCGCAGTACGCGGCGCTCAGGGACGGCGGACTGCGGCTGCGGGTGCCGGACGGCGAGTTCACGTACCGGCTGCCGGTCGTGGACGGACCGGCCGGACTCGGCATCCTGCGCGCCGACGACGTGCTCGTCCTCGCCGTGAAGACCCAGGACACCGAGGCCGCCCTGGCCGCGTGGGGCCCGGCCCCGGTCGAGGGCGGCGGCACCGCGGCCGCGCGGCTGCCGCTGCTGTGCGTGCAGAACGGCGTGGAGGGCCAGCGGGTGGCCCTGCGCCGCTTCCGGCACGTGTACGGCGTCTGCGTGTGGCTGCCGGCCACCTTCGTGACCCCCGGGGTCGTCTCCGCCGCGGGCAGTCCGCTCACCGGCATCCTGCACCTGGGCGTCCATCCGCGCGGCACCGACGAGACCGTCCGGCTGATCGCCGCCGACCTGGAGAAGGCGAGGTTCGAGGCGCCGGTCGTGCCGGACCTGGCCCGATGGCAGTACGCCAAACTGCTGTCCAACCTCGCCAACGCGGTCGAGGCGGTCACCGGTCCCGTCGAGGGCGAGGCGGCGCTGGAGTTCGTCGAGCGGGTCCGGGCGGAGGGCGCGGCCGTCCTCGACGCCGCCGGGATCGCGTACGCGAGCGCCGAGGAACAGCGCGCGCGACGCGGCGACAAGGTCACCCTGCTGCCCCTGGCGGACGCCCCGCGCGGCGGCGGCTCCTCCTGGCAGTCCCTGACCCGCGGCACCGGCACCGTCGAGGCCGACTACCTCAACGGCGAGATCACCCTCCTGGGCCGCCTGCACGGCGTCCCGACCCCTCTCAACGAACTCCTCCAGCGACTCGCCAACACCTTCGCCCGCGAACACCGGGAGGCGGGATCGATGCCCCTGGCCGAGCTGGTCCGGCTGGCCGACGAGGCCGAGGCCGCCGTAGCCGCGTAA
- a CDS encoding DUF1697 domain-containing protein, translating to MTTTYAALLRGINVGGSRKVPMADLRTLLEDLGFSGVRSYLQSGQAVFTADHGDEESLAAELAGAIEKRFGFPVDVLVRDHAYLTAVVDNCPFPAAELEAKQLHVTYFSAPVDEDRFAEIDRAAYLPEEFRLGDRALYLYVPDGLGRSKLAEHLSKPRLNKGVIATSRNWNTVVKLVEMTGG from the coding sequence ATGACGACCACGTACGCGGCGCTGCTGCGCGGAATCAACGTCGGCGGCAGCAGGAAGGTCCCCATGGCCGACCTGCGCACGCTTCTGGAAGACCTCGGCTTCAGCGGGGTACGCAGCTACCTCCAGAGCGGCCAGGCCGTGTTCACCGCCGACCACGGTGACGAGGAGTCCCTGGCCGCCGAACTCGCGGGCGCGATCGAGAAGCGGTTCGGCTTCCCGGTCGACGTGCTCGTCCGCGACCACGCCTACCTGACGGCCGTCGTCGACAACTGCCCCTTCCCGGCGGCCGAGTTGGAGGCCAAGCAGCTCCACGTCACCTACTTCTCCGCACCCGTCGACGAGGACCGCTTCGCGGAGATCGACCGCGCCGCCTACCTCCCCGAGGAGTTCCGCCTGGGCGACCGCGCCCTGTACCTCTACGTCCCGGACGGCCTCGGCCGCTCCAAACTCGCCGAGCACCTGTCGAAGCCGCGGCTGAACAAGGGCGTGATCGCCACGAGCCGGAACTGGAACACGGTCGTCAAGCTGGTGGAGATGACCGGCGGCTGA